Within the Pseudomonas chlororaphis subsp. aurantiaca genome, the region GCTCGGTGTTCGTGCGCGACGAACGCAAGCCCAGCGCTTCGGTACTGGTCGAGTTGTATTCCGGTCGTTCGCTGGAGCCGGGCCAGGTGGTGGCCATCGTCAATCTGGTGGCGACCAGCGTTCCCGAGCTGAGCAAGTCGCAGATCACCGTGGTCGACCAGAAGGGCAACCTGCTCTCCGACCAGGCGGAAAACTCCGAACTGACCATGGCCGGCAAGCAATTCGACTACAGTCGTCGCATGGAAAGCATGCTGACCCAGCGCGTGCACAACATCCTGCAGCCGATTCTGGGTAATGACCGCTACAAGGCTGAAGTGTCCGCCGATGTGGACTTCAGCGCCGTCGAGTCGACTTCCGAACAGTTCAACCCGGACCAGCCGGCCTTGCGCAGCGAGCAGTCGGTCAACGAGCAACGCTCCAGCAGCCTGGGCCCGCAAGGCGTTCCTGGCGCCCTGAGCAATCAGCCGCCGTCGCCGGCCAGCGCCCCGCAGACTACCGGTGGCGCCACCGCTGCCGCCGGCATGGTGCAGCCAGGCCAGCCGCTGCTGGATGCCAACGGCCAGCAGATCATGGACCCGGCCACCGGCCAGCCGATGCTGGCGCCGTACCCCAACGACAAGCGTCAACAATCCACCAAGAACTTCGAGCTGGATCGCTCCATCAGCCACACCAAGCAACAGCAGGGTCGTCTGAACCGGTTGTCGGTGGCAGTGGTGGTGGACGATCAAGTCAAGGTCAACCCGGCCAACGGCGAAACCACCCGCGCACCCTGGAGCGCCGACGAATTGGCACGCTTTACCCGCCTGGTCCAGGACGCCGTGGGCTTCGACGCCAGCCGTGGCGACAGCGTCAGCGTGATCAACGTGCCGTTCTCGGCCGATCGCGGTGAAGTGATCGCCGACATTCCGTTCTACTCGCAGCCCTGGTTCTGGGACATCGTGAAGCAGGTCCTGGGCGTGCTCTTTATCCTGGTCCTGGTGTTCGGCGTGCTGCGCCCGGTGCTCAACAACATCACCGGTGGCGGCAAGGGCAAGCAACTGGCGGGACTCGGCAGCGATGTCGAACTCGGCGGCATGGGCGGCCTGGATGGCGAGCTGGCCAACGATCGCGTCAGCCTCGGTGGCCCGCAAAGCATCCTGCTGCCTAGCCCGAGCGAAGGCTATGACGCACAGTTGAACGCAATCAAGAGTCTGGTGGCAGAAGACCCGGGTCGAGTGGCCCAGGTCGTGAAAGAGTGGATTAACGCAGATGAGTGATAACCGAGCCGCTACCGCCAAACTGACCCGGGTCGACAAGGCCGCGATTCTGCTGCTGTCCCTGGGCTCCACCGATGCCGCGCAGGTGTTGCGCCACATGGGCCCCAAAGAGGTCCAGCGAGTGGGCGTGGCCATGGCGCAGATGGGCAACGTGCATCGCGAGCAGGTTGAGCAGGTGATGAGCGAGTTCGTCGACATCGTCGGCGACCAGACCAGCCTTGGCGTGGGCTCCGACGACTATGTGCGCAAGATGCTCACCCAGGCCCTGGGCGAGGACAAGGCCAACGGCCTGATCGACCGCATCCTGCTGGGCGGCAACACCAGCGGCCTGGACAGCCTGAAGTGGATGGAGCCGCGCGCCGTGGCGGACGTGATCCGTTACGAGCACCCGCAGATCCAGGCGATAGTGGTCGCCTACCTCGATCCGGACCAGGCGGGCGAAGTGCTCGGCAACTTCGACCACAAGGCGCGCCTGGACATCATTCTGCGGGTTTCCTCGCTCAATACCGTGCAGCCGGCCGCCCTGAAGGAACTCAACCAGATTCTCGAGAAGCAGTTCGCCGGCAACTCCAACGCCTCGCGTACCACCCTGGGTGGTATCAAGCGCGCTGCCGACATCATGAACTTCCTCGACAGCTCGATCGAAGGCCAGTTGATGGACTCGATCCGCGAAGTCGACGAAGACTTGTCCGGTCAGATCGAAGACCTCATGTTCGTGTTCAACAACCTTGCCGATGTCGACGACCGCGGCATCCAGGCGTTGCTGCGCGAAGTGTCTTCCGACGTGCTGGTCCTGGCCCTCAAGGGGTCGGACGAAGGCGTCAAGGAAAAGATCTTCAAGAACATGTCCAAGCGGGCTGCCGAACTGCTGCGCGACGACCTCGAGGCCAAGGGCCCGGTGCGCGTCAGCGATGTGGAAACCGCGCAGAAGGAAATCCTCACCATTGCCCGCCGTATGGCCGAAGCCGGAGAAATCGTTCTCGGCGGGAAGGGCGGCGAAGAAATGATCTAAGGTCGCGTTATGTCGTCCAGCAGTGATGAGTCCCACAGCGACCTGATTCGCGCCCGGGACGTCGGTGGTTTCGACGTCTGGGCGCTGCCCAGTTTCGACCCCCATGTACCCGAGCCCGAGCCGGAACCGGTTGAAGAACCGCCAGCGGAGATCGAGGAAGTGCCGCTGGAAGAAGTCCAGCCACTGACCCTCGAAGAGCTCGAGAGCATTCGCCAGGAAGCCTATAACGAAGGCTTCGCCACGGGCGAAAAGGAAGGCTTCCACAGCACCACGCTGAAGGTCCGCCAGGAAGCCGAAGTGGCCCTGAGCGCCAAGCTGGCGGCGCTGGAAACGCTGATGGGCAATCTGTTCGAGCCGATCGCCGAGCAGGACACACAGATTGAAAAAGCCCTGGTCAACCTGGTGCGGCACATGACGCGCCAGGTGATCCAGCGCGAGCTGGCCATCGATTCCAGCCAGATCGAGCATGTCATGCGCGAAGCCCTCAAGCTGCTGCCGCTGGGCGTGGGTAATGTGCGCCTGTACGTCAATCCGCAGGACTTCGCTCAGGTCAAGAGCCTGCGCGAGCGCCATGAGGAAAGCTGGCGTATCGTCGAGGACGAAGCCCTGTTGCCGGGCGGTTGCCGGGTCGAGACCGAGCACAGCCGTATCGACGCGACCATGGAAACCCGGATCGCCAAGATCATGGACAAGCTGTCCGACCAGCTTCACGAACAGGCTTTGCATCCCGCCGAACCGGACCTGAGCGTCGAGCTGGGGGCCGCCACGGGCAAGCCCGCCGCGGATGTCGACCCTGTCGACCTCGCGCAGGACCCCGCCGATGCGCCTTGACCGCACCAGCTTCGGCAAGCGCCTGAGCAGCTACGCCGACGCCACCGAACTGCCGAACCAGCCCATTCTCGAAGGCCGCCTGCTGCGCATGGTCGGCCTGACCCTGGAGGCCGAAGGCCTGCGGGCGGCCATGGG harbors:
- the fliG gene encoding flagellar motor switch protein FliG, with product MSDNRAATAKLTRVDKAAILLLSLGSTDAAQVLRHMGPKEVQRVGVAMAQMGNVHREQVEQVMSEFVDIVGDQTSLGVGSDDYVRKMLTQALGEDKANGLIDRILLGGNTSGLDSLKWMEPRAVADVIRYEHPQIQAIVVAYLDPDQAGEVLGNFDHKARLDIILRVSSLNTVQPAALKELNQILEKQFAGNSNASRTTLGGIKRAADIMNFLDSSIEGQLMDSIREVDEDLSGQIEDLMFVFNNLADVDDRGIQALLREVSSDVLVLALKGSDEGVKEKIFKNMSKRAAELLRDDLEAKGPVRVSDVETAQKEILTIARRMAEAGEIVLGGKGGEEMI
- the fliH gene encoding flagellar assembly protein FliH, with protein sequence MSSSSDESHSDLIRARDVGGFDVWALPSFDPHVPEPEPEPVEEPPAEIEEVPLEEVQPLTLEELESIRQEAYNEGFATGEKEGFHSTTLKVRQEAEVALSAKLAALETLMGNLFEPIAEQDTQIEKALVNLVRHMTRQVIQRELAIDSSQIEHVMREALKLLPLGVGNVRLYVNPQDFAQVKSLRERHEESWRIVEDEALLPGGCRVETEHSRIDATMETRIAKIMDKLSDQLHEQALHPAEPDLSVELGAATGKPAADVDPVDLAQDPADAP
- the fliF gene encoding flagellar basal-body MS-ring/collar protein FliF, with translation MAEAVADNVPAKATPTEGKPPLFGLSFLENLSEMTMLRQVGLMVGLAASVAIGFAVVLWSQQPDYRPLYGSLAGMDAKQVMDTLASADIPYTVEPNSGALLVKADDLPRARLKLAAAGVAPGDGNIGFEILDKEQGLGTSQFMEATRYRRGLEGELARTISSLNNVKGARVHLAIPKSSVFVRDERKPSASVLVELYSGRSLEPGQVVAIVNLVATSVPELSKSQITVVDQKGNLLSDQAENSELTMAGKQFDYSRRMESMLTQRVHNILQPILGNDRYKAEVSADVDFSAVESTSEQFNPDQPALRSEQSVNEQRSSSLGPQGVPGALSNQPPSPASAPQTTGGATAAAGMVQPGQPLLDANGQQIMDPATGQPMLAPYPNDKRQQSTKNFELDRSISHTKQQQGRLNRLSVAVVVDDQVKVNPANGETTRAPWSADELARFTRLVQDAVGFDASRGDSVSVINVPFSADRGEVIADIPFYSQPWFWDIVKQVLGVLFILVLVFGVLRPVLNNITGGGKGKQLAGLGSDVELGGMGGLDGELANDRVSLGGPQSILLPSPSEGYDAQLNAIKSLVAEDPGRVAQVVKEWINADE